The Vitis riparia cultivar Riparia Gloire de Montpellier isolate 1030 chromosome 10, EGFV_Vit.rip_1.0, whole genome shotgun sequence genome includes a region encoding these proteins:
- the LOC117922942 gene encoding DNA-binding protein DDB_G0278111, with protein MADPELEAIRQRRMQELMAQHGVGNHQNSEQQKAQEDAKREADERRQMMLSQILSSEARERLARIALVKPEKARGVEDVLLRGAQMGQIVEKVSEERLISLLEQINNQTTKQTKVTIQRRRSVLEDDD; from the exons ATG gCTGATCCTGAATTAGAAGCTATCAGACAAAGAAGGATGCAGGAGTTAATGGCTCAACATGGCGTT GGAAATCACCAAAACTCTGAACAGCAGAAAGCCCAGGAAGATGCCAAAAG GGAGGCAGATGAACGAAGGCAAATGATGCTGAGTCAGATTCTATCTTCTGAAGCACGAGAAAGAC TtgctcggattgctttggtgaagCCTGAGAAAGCTAGAGGAGTTGAAGATGTTCTGCTGAGAGGTGCTCAAATGGGTCAGATTGTTGAAAAG GTTTCTGAAGAAAGGCTCATTTCATTGCTGGAGCAGATTAACAATCAAACAACTAAACAAACCAAAGTTACA ATCCAGAGGCGTAGGAGCGTTCTTGAGGATGACGATTAG
- the LOC117923639 gene encoding uncharacterized protein LOC117923639: protein MGLTMGLNLLLLVAMVATNILSLYHLSSTIQSKPTPPPAPVPDHLRHQLNTIRATLTHLTRLRSTSSSSASSATPSDLLLYTHLSPMASSCRDHPDLLHNYMTYTPFSLCPDDSQLAESLILRGCHPLPRRRCFARTPSKLPSSLPADPFSPLPDSAVLWTKYSCKSFSCFDGGLGFNMKLEASRFTSSGSNLDLTIPQLLQIAKDASSVIRIGLDIGGGTGTFAAKMKPYNVTVVSTTMSQGAPYNEATALRGLVPLHAPLQQRLPVFDGVVDLVRCGRAVNRWIPTVAMEFFFYDVDRVLRGGGYLWLDHFFSKGADLQKLYAPVIGKLGYKKVKWTMANKTDSSGVKNGEVYLTALLQKPVSR, encoded by the coding sequence ATGGGTTTGACCATGGGACTGAACCTGCTGCTTCTAGTGGCCATGGTGGCCACAAACATCCTCTCCCTTTACCATCTGTCTTCTACTATTCAATCCAAGCCTACGCCGCCTCCCGCACCTGTTCCCGACCACCTCCGCCACCAGCTCAACACCATACGCGCCACCCTCACCCACCTTACTCGCCTCCGCtccacctcctcctcctccgcCTCCTCCGCCACCCCCTCTGATCTCCTCCTCTACACCCACCTCTCCCCCATGGCCTCCTCCTGCCGCGACCATCCCGACCTCCTGCACAACTACATGACCTACACTCCCTTTTCTCTTTGCCCTGACGATTCCCAACTCGCCGAATCTCTCATCCTCCGCGGCTGCCACCCCCTCCCCCGCCGCCGCTGCTTTGCCCGAACTCCCTCCAAGCTCCCCTCCTCGCTTCCCGCCGATCCGTTCTCTCCCCTTCCTGACTCCGCCGTGCTCTGGACCAAGTACTCCTGCAAGAGCTTCTCCTGCTTCGACGGTGGCCTAGGATTCAACATGAAGCTCGAAGCTTCGAGATTCACGAGCTCAGGGTCGAATCTGGATCTCACGATTCCGCAATTGCTGCAGATTGCGAAGGATGCTTCCTCAGTGATTCGCATTGGGCTGGACATCGGCGGCGGAACTGGGACATTCGCCGCCAAAATGAAGCCCTACAATGTGACCGTTGTGTCGACGACGATGAGCCAGGGAGCGCCGTACAATGAGGCGACGGCGTTGAGGGGGCTGGTACCACTGCACGCTCCGCTGCAGCAGCGGTTGCCGGTGTTCGACGGAGTAGTGGATCTAGTGCGGTGCGGGCGCGCCGTGAACCGTTGGATACCGACTGTGGCGATGGAGTTCTTTTTCTATGATGTGGATCGGGTGTTGAGGGGCGGCGGATACTTGTGGTTGGACCATTTTTTCAGCAAAGGAGCGGATCTTCAAAAACTTTATGCGCCCGTGATTGGGAAATTGGGGTACAAGAAGGTGAAGTGGACAATGGCGAATAAGACTGATTCCAGCGGGGTGAAGAATGGGGAGGTTTATTTGACTGCTCTATTGCAGAAGCCTGTATCTAGATGA